Proteins from a genomic interval of Burkholderiales bacterium:
- the fliR gene encoding flagellar biosynthetic protein FliR, with amino-acid sequence MITVTSAQLSAWLVAFIWPFTRILGLLAVAPVTGGNQFPARAKVALALLISLVVAPTVKAPEIDPASWGGLFMLAHELLIGVAIGFAMRLVFIAVEMAAELIGLQMGLGFAQFYDVHATSSQPVLSIFFGLAATLTFLAINGHLLLFSVLADSFNTMPVGAGAGVAFWKTLSSWGGYMIYAALSLALPVIAALLITNLGLGVLSRAAPQLNIFAVGFPITLVIGFVAAILSVPFFLPIFEGLVGEVVTMLLQIK; translated from the coding sequence GTGATCACCGTCACCTCCGCCCAGCTGAGCGCCTGGCTCGTCGCGTTCATCTGGCCGTTCACGCGCATCCTCGGGCTGCTCGCGGTCGCACCGGTGACCGGCGGGAATCAGTTCCCCGCGCGGGCCAAGGTGGCGCTCGCACTGCTGATCAGCCTGGTCGTCGCGCCGACGGTGAAGGCGCCCGAGATCGATCCGGCGTCGTGGGGCGGGCTCTTCATGCTCGCGCACGAGCTCCTGATCGGCGTGGCGATCGGCTTCGCGATGCGCCTCGTCTTCATCGCGGTGGAGATGGCGGCCGAGCTGATCGGCCTGCAGATGGGCCTCGGCTTCGCGCAGTTCTACGACGTGCACGCCACGTCCTCGCAGCCCGTGCTCTCGATCTTCTTCGGACTGGCCGCGACGTTGACGTTCCTCGCGATCAACGGGCACCTCCTGCTCTTCTCCGTGCTCGCCGACAGCTTCAACACGATGCCGGTCGGCGCCGGCGCGGGCGTCGCGTTCTGGAAGACGCTCTCGTCGTGGGGCGGCTACATGATCTACGCTGCGCTCTCGCTCGCGCTGCCGGTCATCGCGGCGCTGCTCATCACCAACCTCGGCCTCGGCGTGCTGTCGCGCGCGGCGCCGCAGCTCAACATCTTCGCCGTCGGCTTTCCGATCACCCTCGTCATCGGCTTCGTCGCCGCCATCCTCTCGGTCCCGTTCTTCCTCCCGATCTTCGAAGGCCTGGTCGGAGAAGTCGTGACCATGCTCCTCCAGATCAAATAG
- a CDS encoding transposase has translation MSPAGYPVHVVQRGVNRATCFCRDSDYLCYLQLLSQYSRAFACAVHAYVLMPNHVHLLLTPGESVGISLLMKHVAQLYTQYVNRTWHRSGPLWEGRFKSSVIVDDAYLLACYRYIEMNPVRARLADDAAHYAWSSHRANAGVAVDTLVKRHPLYIGLASHDEACAAAYRQLFESSPRLDREQQIRNAVERELPVGRGEFRFRLLASMRLAATGAAVIAAAPAQNGEEHPTTKSGI, from the coding sequence GTGTCGCCCGCCGGTTATCCAGTCCACGTCGTGCAACGTGGCGTAAACCGCGCGACATGCTTCTGCCGCGATTCGGACTATCTGTGCTATCTGCAACTCCTGTCGCAGTATTCGCGCGCATTCGCGTGTGCGGTTCACGCCTACGTCCTGATGCCGAACCACGTGCATCTGCTCCTCACGCCCGGCGAATCGGTTGGGATTTCGCTGCTAATGAAGCACGTCGCTCAGCTCTACACGCAATACGTCAATCGCACGTGGCACCGCAGCGGTCCCTTGTGGGAAGGCCGATTCAAATCCAGCGTAATCGTCGACGACGCGTACCTTCTCGCCTGCTATCGGTACATCGAGATGAACCCGGTGCGCGCGCGGCTCGCCGACGATGCCGCGCACTACGCGTGGTCGAGCCATCGTGCGAACGCAGGCGTCGCCGTCGACACGCTCGTGAAGCGGCATCCGCTCTACATCGGCCTGGCCAGCCACGACGAAGCCTGCGCGGCCGCATATAGACAGCTGTTCGAAAGCTCGCCGCGGCTCGATCGCGAGCAACAGATTCGAAACGCTGTCGAACGCGAATTGCCTGTCGGTCGAGGCGAATTCCGGTTCAGGTTGCTAGCGTCCATGCGACTCGCAGCGACAGGTGCGGCGGTGATCGCAGCAGCGCCTGCGCAGAACGGGGAGGAGCATCCCACAACCAAAAGCGGGATCTAA
- the flgL gene encoding flagellar hook-associated protein FlgL, with the protein MRVSTSMLYELGMRGMQRPQLEQLELQQQISTGRRVVKPSDDPIAAAAVIGLQQSKAVNTQYGVNAANATSALNLELESLGEATGVIQDIKELVVKAGNPGLQNSDRQSIATQVRGLYDQLIGIANSTDGDGKYMFAGYQAAAQPFAETSPGVVAYSGDEGQRYIQIGPQRRMTVGDSGTEVFQRMKEGNGSFVTQPGASNAGGGIAGPGMLRNAAAWNGASNSQNFSVRFHVSNATPPVTTYDIVDNASNTSMLTGAAPAAGPYARTYTPGVAIDFQRQAGDPIATPWDAGIQLDITGAPASGDTFGVGAAQTKDVFSTIHDFITTLNTGVTTGLASKANYQSDLNAVGASLDRALDQILTTRAAVGVRLQELDSVQSTTEDMNLHYSEDLSRLQDLDYAQALSDLAQRQFSLEAAQKSFVAVTSLKLFDFI; encoded by the coding sequence ATGCGTGTCTCCACCAGCATGCTCTACGAGCTCGGGATGCGCGGCATGCAGCGCCCGCAGCTCGAGCAGCTCGAGCTGCAGCAGCAGATCTCGACGGGCCGGCGCGTGGTCAAGCCGTCGGACGATCCGATCGCGGCCGCGGCAGTCATCGGTCTGCAGCAGTCCAAGGCGGTCAACACCCAGTACGGCGTGAACGCCGCGAACGCGACCTCGGCGCTCAACCTCGAGCTCGAGTCGCTGGGCGAAGCGACGGGCGTCATCCAGGACATCAAGGAGCTGGTCGTGAAGGCCGGCAACCCGGGCCTGCAGAACTCCGACCGCCAGAGCATCGCGACGCAGGTGCGGGGGTTGTACGACCAGCTCATCGGCATCGCGAACAGCACCGACGGCGACGGCAAATACATGTTCGCCGGCTATCAGGCCGCAGCGCAGCCGTTCGCGGAGACCAGCCCCGGCGTCGTGGCGTACTCGGGCGACGAAGGACAGCGCTACATCCAGATCGGCCCGCAGCGGCGCATGACCGTGGGCGACAGCGGCACCGAAGTGTTCCAGCGCATGAAGGAAGGCAACGGCTCGTTCGTGACGCAGCCGGGCGCTTCGAACGCCGGCGGCGGCATCGCCGGGCCCGGCATGCTGCGCAACGCCGCGGCATGGAACGGCGCCTCGAACAGCCAGAACTTCAGCGTGCGCTTTCACGTGAGCAATGCGACGCCGCCGGTGACGACGTACGACATCGTCGACAACGCCAGCAACACCTCGATGCTCACCGGCGCCGCGCCGGCGGCCGGTCCGTACGCCCGCACGTATACGCCCGGCGTCGCGATCGACTTCCAGCGCCAGGCGGGCGACCCGATCGCGACGCCGTGGGACGCGGGCATACAGCTCGACATCACCGGCGCGCCGGCGAGCGGCGACACGTTCGGCGTGGGCGCCGCGCAGACCAAGGACGTCTTCTCGACGATCCACGATTTCATCACGACGCTCAACACCGGCGTCACCACCGGTCTTGCGTCCAAGGCGAACTACCAGAGCGACCTCAACGCGGTCGGCGCGAGCCTCGATCGCGCGCTGGACCAGATCCTCACGACGCGCGCGGCGGTCGGCGTCCGGCTGCAGGAGCTCGACTCGGTGCAATCGACGACCGAGGACATGAACCTGCACTACTCCGAAGATCTGTCGCGCCTGCAGGACCTCGATTACGCCCAGGCGCTGTCGGACCTCGCGCAGCGCCAGTTCAGCCTCGAAGCGGCGCAGAAGTCGTTCGTCGCGGTGACGAGCCTCAAGCTCTTCGACTTCATATGA
- the fliP gene encoding flagellar type III secretion system pore protein FliP (The bacterial flagellar biogenesis protein FliP forms a type III secretion system (T3SS)-type pore required for flagellar assembly.): MALGLAALAVPALAQTAGGLPAFTSTPTAGGGTSYSLSLQTMLLLTSLAFLPAALLMMTGFTRIIIVLSLMRQALGTPASPPNQVLLGLSLFLTFFVMSPVLDRVYTDAYKPLSENRITMEEALDRGAAPLRTFMLRQTREADLALFTRLSRQPAPAKVEDVSMRVLVPAYVTSELKTAFQIGFAVFIPFLIIDMLVASVLMSMGMMMVSPVLISLPFKIMLFVLVDGWNLLIGSLAQSFAI; the protein is encoded by the coding sequence ATCGCCCTCGGTCTCGCGGCTCTCGCGGTTCCCGCGCTCGCGCAGACGGCGGGCGGCCTGCCCGCGTTCACCAGCACGCCCACGGCCGGCGGCGGCACGAGCTACTCGCTGTCGCTGCAGACGATGCTGCTGCTGACCTCGCTCGCCTTCCTGCCGGCGGCGCTGCTGATGATGACGGGCTTCACGCGCATCATCATCGTGCTGTCGCTGATGCGCCAGGCGCTCGGCACGCCGGCGTCGCCGCCCAACCAGGTGCTGCTCGGGCTGTCGCTCTTTCTCACCTTTTTCGTGATGTCGCCGGTGCTCGATCGCGTCTACACCGACGCCTACAAGCCGCTGTCGGAGAACAGGATCACCATGGAAGAGGCGCTCGACCGCGGCGCCGCGCCGCTGCGCACGTTCATGCTGCGCCAGACGCGCGAAGCCGATCTCGCGCTCTTCACGCGGCTTTCGCGCCAGCCGGCGCCGGCGAAGGTGGAAGACGTCTCGATGCGCGTGCTCGTGCCGGCGTACGTGACCAGCGAGCTGAAAACCGCTTTCCAGATCGGCTTCGCGGTGTTCATTCCTTTCCTCATCATCGACATGCTCGTCGCGAGCGTGCTGATGTCGATGGGCATGATGATGGTGTCGCCGGTGCTGATCTCGCTACCGTTCAAGATCATGCTCTTCGTGCTGGTCGACGGCTGGAACCTGCTCATAGGCTCGCTGGCTCAAAGCTTCGCGATTTAG
- the fliO gene encoding flagellar biosynthetic protein FliO has product MMRKDLGACTPEAARFVRLGACGLIIATSMVCAHVAHAAETAVPATPPSAVGAGSMLQFAFGLIVVLGLIVAAGWFMRRFQVGPAAPGTVKVIAGASVGQRERVVVVEVGDNWLVLGVAPGRVNALHTMPRGEIASATPGAPAATPQIAFAQWLKDKMEKRGGR; this is encoded by the coding sequence ATGATGCGTAAGGACCTCGGCGCGTGCACGCCCGAAGCCGCGCGCTTCGTTCGCCTCGGCGCGTGCGGCCTCATCATCGCGACGTCGATGGTCTGCGCCCACGTCGCGCACGCCGCGGAGACCGCGGTGCCGGCGACGCCGCCGTCGGCGGTCGGCGCGGGCAGCATGCTGCAGTTCGCCTTCGGCCTGATCGTCGTGCTCGGCCTCATCGTCGCGGCAGGCTGGTTCATGAGGCGCTTTCAGGTGGGTCCCGCGGCGCCGGGTACGGTCAAGGTGATCGCCGGCGCGTCGGTGGGCCAGCGCGAGCGCGTCGTGGTCGTCGAAGTCGGCGACAACTGGCTCGTGCTCGGCGTAGCGCCCGGCCGCGTCAACGCGCTGCACACCATGCCGCGCGGCGAGATCGCGTCCGCCACGCCCGGCGCGCCGGCCGCGACCCCGCAGATCGCTTTCGCACAGTGGCTCAAGGACAAGATGGAGAAGCGCGGTGGCCGTTAA
- the fliQ gene encoding flagellar biosynthesis protein FliQ has translation MNSTAVIAMIREALELTLLVSAPLLLTALAVGLVVSVFQAATQINEMTLSFIPKLLGVFVAIVVAGPWILQLLIDYTQRIFTNIPLLVG, from the coding sequence ATGAACTCGACTGCCGTAATCGCGATGATCCGCGAAGCGCTGGAGCTCACGCTGCTGGTCTCCGCGCCCCTCCTCCTCACCGCGCTCGCCGTGGGTCTGGTCGTCAGCGTCTTCCAGGCCGCGACGCAGATCAACGAGATGACGCTCTCGTTCATCCCGAAGCTGCTCGGGGTGTTCGTCGCGATCGTCGTCGCGGGGCCGTGGATACTGCAGCTCCTGATTGATTACACGCAGCGGATCTTCACGAACATTCCGCTATTGGTCGGCTAG
- a CDS encoding GFA family protein: MRYKGSCHCGRVAFEAEGEIKQLMECNCSMCARKGSLLWFIPRADLHLTMPDENLSTYTFNKHVIKHRFCPECGIHAFGEGVDPKGNAMAAINARCLEGFDISSVPVKQFDGRAL; this comes from the coding sequence ATGCGCTACAAAGGCAGTTGTCACTGCGGTCGCGTCGCTTTCGAAGCCGAAGGCGAGATCAAACAATTGATGGAATGCAACTGCTCGATGTGCGCCCGCAAGGGGTCGCTGCTCTGGTTCATTCCGCGTGCAGACCTGCACCTGACGATGCCCGACGAGAACCTGAGCACCTACACCTTCAACAAGCACGTCATCAAGCACCGGTTCTGCCCCGAGTGCGGGATCCACGCGTTCGGCGAAGGCGTGGACCCCAAGGGCAATGCGATGGCGGCGATCAACGCACGCTGCCTGGAAGGCTTCGACATTTCGTCCGTGCCGGTGAAGCAGTTCGACGGGCGAGCGCTGTAG